In one Arachis duranensis cultivar V14167 chromosome 9, aradu.V14167.gnm2.J7QH, whole genome shotgun sequence genomic region, the following are encoded:
- the LOC107466650 gene encoding acyl-CoA-binding domain-containing protein 6, whose product MEVNNWYKELAYDQWAPIPVSGMRPPARYKHAATVVDEKLYIVGGSRNGRHLSDVQVFDLRSLIWSSLKLKANAGSNDSSASQKTFPATSGHNMIRWGEKLLLIGGDSKGSSDKLVVRYIDIETLQFGVIETSGSIPVACTGQSATLVGSKVLLFGGEDMKRKLLNDVHVLDLECMTWDMIKTVQEPPAPRFDHAAAMLGDRYLLIFGGCSHSVFFNDLHLLDMQTMEWSQPQIQGDTVSPRAGHAGITIDESWFIVGGGDNSSGCPETLLLNMSKLVWSVVTVVKQKDPLSSEGLSVCSTLIGGEKYLLAFGGYNGRYSNEVFVMRPKPRDSLRPKIFQSPAAAAAAASVTSAYALSKSEKLDFRQLEDTNSKPPINGHPMDDISVKVEAIKEEKRLLELSITEVRAENTKLGGEIDELNNVHAELSKELQSVQGQLVAERSRCFNLEAKIEELQKLMESMQSVEEQVQALRKEKSAIDQEMEHATTGQRQGSGGVWRWLGGGGE is encoded by the exons ATGGAAGTCAACAATTGGTATAAGGAGCTAGCATATGACCAGTGGGCACCGATCCCTGTATCCGGTATGCGTCCACCAGCGCGCTATAAG CATGCTGCCACAGTAGTCGATGAGAAACTATACATTGTTGGTGGAAGTCGAAATGGGCGGCATTTATCTGATGTTCAG GTTTTTGATTTGAGAAGTTTGATATGGTCTTCTCTGAAATTGAAAGCAAATGCTGGTAGCAATGATAGCAGTGCCTCCCAGAAGACTTTTCCAGCCACATCTGGTCACAATATG ATTAGGTGGGGTGAGAAACTTCTACTTATTGGTGGAGATTCAAAGGGTTCTTCTGATAAATTAGTGG TTCGATACATTGACATCGAGACATTGCAGTTTGGAGTTATCGAGACTTCTGGAAGCATTCCA GTAGCTTGTACAGGACAGTCTGCCACATTGGTTGGTTCAAAAGTGCTATTATTTGGGGGAGAAGACATGAAGAGGAAGTTGCTGAATGATGTCCACGTTCTTGATCTGGAATGTATGACTTGGGATATGATAAAGACTGT GCAAGAACCTCCAGCTCCGAGATTCGACCATGCAGCTGCCATGCTAGGAGATCGGTACCTTCTGATTTTTGGTGGTTGCTCTCATtctgttttcttcaatgatctTCACTTATTGGACATGCAAACT ATGGAGTGGTCCCAACCACAAATTCAAGGCGATACAGTATCTCCCAGGGCTGGGCATGCTGGTATTACCATTGATGAAAGCTGGTTCATAGTTGGTGGTGGAGATAATAGTAGTG GTTGCCCTGAAACCTTGTTATTAAACATGTCTAAGCTGGTTTGGTCGGTAGTGACTGTTGTGAAGCAAAAAGATCCACTTTCTAGCGAG GGTTTGAGTGTCTGCTCAACATTGATTGGTGGGGAAAAGTATTTGTTAGCTTTTGGTGGGTATAATGGGAGATATAGCAATGAG GTTTTTGTTATGAGACCCAAGCCAAGGGATTCCCTGCGTCCTAAGATTTTCCAATCACCAGCCGCTGCCGCCGCTGCAGCTTCTGTTACTTCTGCTTATGCTTTGTCTAAATCTGAGAAGTTAGATTTCAGGCAACTAGAGGATACAAATTCCAAACCTCCCATTAATGGTCATCCTATGGATGATATCTCAGTTAAAGTCGAAGCCattaaagaagagaaaaggtTACTGGAATTGTCAATCACGGAAGTCAGGGCTGAAAATACTAAGCTTGGAGGTGAGATAGATGAATTAAATAATGTTCATGCTGAGTTAAGCAAG GAACTCCAGTCAGTACAGGGACAACTTGTGGCTGAGAGATCAAGGTGCTTTAACCTGGAG GCAAAAATTGAAGAACTCCAAAAGCTGATGGAATCAATGCAGTcagtggaagaacaggtacagGCTCTTCGGAAGGAGAAGTCTGCTATAGACCAGGAGATGGAGCATGCTACTACCGGTCAAAGACAGGGTTCTGGTGGCGTTTGGAGATGGCTTGGTGGGGGTGGTGAATGA